From the Burkholderia glumae LMG 2196 = ATCC 33617 genome, one window contains:
- the rbsK gene encoding ribokinase: MSAGARGGRRPGGRVAVVGSLNMDLVVRAPRLPKPGETLSGHGYAQAAGGKGGNQAVAAARLGARVAMLGRLGDDANGAALRAALEAEQIDCAALATSAGVPTGVALIVVDDASQNAIVIVAGGNGLVTPEDVAAHDAMIAAADVLVCQLETPLPAVRAALEAGRRHACSVVLNPAPALAPLPDGWLPLVDWLIPNEIEAAALTGVAIATPADAELAARQLAQAGARNVIVTLGGQGVVARQADGSTRHYPAPKVEAVDTTAAGDTFIGGFAARLAAGETPDEAIRFALRAAALSVTRAGAQPSIPTLQELSK; encoded by the coding sequence ATGAGCGCCGGCGCGCGGGGCGGCCGGCGGCCGGGCGGGCGGGTTGCCGTGGTCGGCAGCCTGAACATGGATCTGGTGGTGCGGGCGCCGCGCCTGCCGAAGCCGGGCGAGACGCTGAGCGGCCATGGCTACGCCCAGGCCGCGGGCGGCAAGGGCGGCAACCAGGCGGTGGCCGCCGCGCGGCTCGGCGCGCGGGTGGCGATGCTCGGACGCCTCGGCGACGACGCCAACGGCGCCGCGCTGCGCGCCGCGCTCGAAGCCGAGCAAATCGACTGCGCGGCGCTCGCGACCAGCGCCGGCGTGCCGACCGGCGTGGCGCTGATCGTGGTGGACGACGCGAGCCAGAACGCGATCGTGATCGTCGCCGGCGGCAACGGGCTGGTGACGCCGGAGGACGTGGCCGCCCACGACGCGATGATCGCGGCGGCCGACGTGCTGGTCTGTCAGCTCGAGACCCCGCTGCCGGCCGTGCGCGCCGCGCTGGAGGCGGGGCGCCGCCACGCATGCAGCGTCGTGCTGAATCCGGCGCCGGCGCTCGCGCCGCTGCCGGACGGCTGGCTGCCGCTGGTCGACTGGCTGATCCCGAACGAGATCGAGGCGGCCGCGCTGACGGGCGTCGCGATCGCGACGCCGGCCGATGCGGAACTGGCCGCACGGCAGCTCGCGCAAGCCGGCGCGCGCAACGTGATCGTCACGCTCGGCGGGCAGGGCGTGGTGGCCCGGCAAGCCGACGGCAGCACGCGCCATTATCCGGCCCCGAAGGTGGAGGCGGTCGATACGACCGCGGCCGGCGACACCTTCATCGGCGGCTTCGCGGCGCGGCTCGCGGCCGGCGAGACGCCCGACGAGGCGATCCGCTTCGCGCTACGCGCGGCCGCATTGTCCGTGACGCGGGCCGGTGCGCAACCTTCTATTCCGACCCTACAAGAGCTCTCCAAGTAG
- a CDS encoding LacI family DNA-binding transcriptional regulator, translating into MATIKDVAAMAGVSFTTVSHVVNNSRPVSADVRAKVERAIIQLNYVPSAVARSLKARATATIGLVVPNSTNPYFAELARGIEDQCAARGYCVFFCNSDDDPVKQRNYLRVLQEKRIDGLIIASAGEDAVLAHTLADSREPLVVVDRNIEGLSADLVQIDHERGAYLATRHLIELGHSRIGCITGPIDTAVSAMRVHGFIRAMAERGLDIAPGAIAESDFSCLGGHRGAAELLDKLQPTAIFAGNDLMGIGALRAVAERGLGVPHDCSIIGFDDIEMSSYTYPALSTVGQSARALGEIAAQTLIERIAAGSAGSAAMTKRRRVVSPRLVLRESTAAYKGEAGLTPAVRA; encoded by the coding sequence ATGGCGACGATCAAGGATGTGGCTGCCATGGCGGGCGTGTCGTTCACCACGGTGTCACACGTGGTGAACAATTCGCGGCCGGTGTCGGCCGACGTGCGAGCGAAGGTGGAGCGGGCGATCATCCAGCTCAACTACGTCCCGTCGGCCGTCGCGCGATCCCTGAAAGCCCGCGCGACGGCCACCATCGGCCTGGTCGTGCCGAACAGCACGAATCCGTATTTCGCCGAACTCGCGCGCGGCATCGAGGACCAGTGCGCGGCACGCGGGTATTGCGTGTTCTTCTGCAATTCCGACGACGATCCCGTCAAGCAGCGCAATTATCTGCGCGTGCTGCAGGAAAAGCGCATCGACGGGCTGATCATCGCCTCGGCGGGCGAGGATGCGGTGCTGGCCCACACGCTCGCCGATTCGCGCGAGCCGCTGGTGGTGGTGGATCGCAACATCGAGGGGCTGTCCGCCGATCTGGTGCAGATCGACCACGAGCGCGGCGCCTACCTGGCCACGCGCCACCTGATCGAGCTCGGGCATTCGCGAATCGGCTGCATCACCGGCCCCATCGATACGGCGGTCAGCGCGATGCGCGTGCACGGCTTCATCCGCGCGATGGCCGAGCGCGGCCTCGACATCGCGCCCGGCGCGATCGCCGAGAGCGACTTCTCGTGCCTGGGCGGCCATCGCGGCGCGGCTGAGCTGCTCGACAAGCTGCAGCCCACGGCGATCTTCGCGGGCAACGACCTGATGGGCATCGGCGCGCTGCGCGCGGTGGCCGAGCGCGGCCTGGGCGTGCCGCACGACTGCTCGATCATCGGTTTCGACGACATCGAGATGTCGAGCTACACCTACCCGGCGCTGTCGACGGTTGGCCAGTCGGCGCGCGCCCTCGGCGAGATCGCGGCGCAAACGCTGATCGAGCGGATCGCGGCCGGCTCGGCGGGCTCGGCAGCCATGACCAAGCGCCGCCGCGTGGTGTCGCCGCGGCTGGTGCTGCGCGAATCGACCGCGGCCTACAAAGGCGAAGCCGGCCTCACGCCGGCCGTGCGCGCATGA
- a CDS encoding ABC transporter permease: MNEPILPGHDTAGSAAPDAAAPSAKRLSGTRLGLSNYLGLAGALLAMIALFSALSSHFLTYDTFSTIANQIPDLVVMSVGMTFVLIIAGIDLSVGSVLALAASVVSVAALQWHWAPLPAALLGMAAAALAGTVTGAVTVGWRIPSFIVSLGVLEGARGLAYQLTNSRTAYIGDAFDFLSNPFALGISPAFAIAVVVMLVAQFVLTRTVFGRYLVGIGTNEEAVRLAGVNPRPYKIVVFALMGALAGLAALFQISRLEAADPNAGVGLELQVIAAVVIGGTSLMGGRGSVISTFFGVLIISVLAAGLAQIGANEPTKRIITGAVIVVAVVLDTYRSRRSRT, encoded by the coding sequence GCGCCTTCCGCCAAGCGCCTCTCGGGCACGCGGCTCGGGCTTTCCAACTATCTGGGCCTGGCCGGCGCGCTGCTTGCGATGATCGCGCTGTTCTCGGCGCTCAGCTCGCATTTCCTCACGTATGACACGTTCAGTACGATCGCGAACCAGATTCCCGACCTGGTGGTGATGTCGGTCGGCATGACCTTCGTGCTGATCATCGCCGGCATCGATCTGTCGGTCGGCTCGGTGCTGGCGCTGGCCGCCTCGGTGGTCAGCGTGGCGGCGCTGCAGTGGCACTGGGCGCCGCTGCCGGCCGCGCTGCTCGGCATGGCCGCGGCGGCGCTCGCCGGAACCGTGACCGGGGCCGTGACGGTGGGCTGGCGGATTCCGTCGTTCATCGTCTCGCTGGGCGTGCTGGAGGGCGCGCGCGGGCTGGCCTACCAGCTGACCAATTCGCGCACCGCGTATATCGGCGATGCCTTCGATTTCCTGTCGAATCCGTTCGCACTGGGCATCTCGCCGGCCTTCGCGATCGCGGTCGTGGTGATGCTGGTGGCGCAGTTCGTGCTTACCCGGACGGTGTTCGGCAGATACCTGGTTGGTATCGGTACCAATGAAGAGGCCGTCAGGCTTGCGGGGGTGAACCCTCGTCCGTATAAAATCGTCGTGTTTGCGTTGATGGGCGCGCTGGCGGGGCTTGCGGCGCTGTTCCAGATCTCGCGGCTCGAGGCTGCCGACCCGAATGCGGGCGTCGGGCTCGAACTGCAGGTGATCGCAGCCGTCGTGATCGGCGGTACGAGCCTGATGGGCGGGCGCGGCTCCGTGATCAGCACGTTTTTCGGCGTCTTGATCATCTCGGTGCTGGCGGCGGGGCTGGCCCAGATCGGCGCGAACGAACCGACCAAGCGCATCATCACCGGTGCCGTGATTGTCGTCGCCGTCGTACTGGACACGTATCGCAGCCGCCGGTCGCGCACTTAA